CCTGCGTTACCTTAGTGGTTGTTGACTCTGGCGCGCGCGTCCGCCGGTGGGTGGACACGCACATGCACATTCGGCGCGGCGGTGGACGCGGCGGCATACTGTCTGGTTCGTTCGTTCGGCCGCCCACGAACACATGCCATGCCGTGTTAGCAGCTGGTTAGCGCGTTGAAAGACGGACGCGTCTCCCATTACATAATGCCAAAGCACGTGAAGCTACCGCAAGAGGCCGCGGGATGTCCGCTCTCCAGCGAAGAGGCTGGCGGACTTTGGCCAAAGCGTCAACGGACGGAGGTAGGCGACGATGCCCTACATGCATATCATATGGATCAGTTCGTTATAGTACTATATATAAATATAATCAACACCACCAACCGGTATTATTAGTGGGCGAGACAGCATAAAAGTGTATATATAGACCGATCATACAATTTGCGGTGCTGGAAAAGGTTACTAGATATATATGCCACCGGCGGAAGTAAGTCATTATTGGGGTTGGCACGGTCGGGTATAAAGATGTAGCGTATGCATGCAATGCATGCATGATACAGCGTGCTAGCTGTTCTCTTCTTGGACAAGCAAACGTACGTACGTGTCCGTATATCTAGCATGCTGGCTGTGCAGCACCGATGCATTGCGGTATGCAGTAACAGAAAGAGTGTTGTGCCTGGAAATGCTACGGTGGCACACGCACCGGAATGAACTGTAAAAATCTAAAAAATGACAGAAAAATAATTTGATGTGGCTAGATCTCAGTCGACCGAGGGCTTAACCATGTCTCGGTCAAGTGGCACAacatataaaaaagaaaaaaatagtttTTTACACGGATCTTCATATAAGATCTCATGGATATATCGACTGAGACTTCGTTAAGTCTTGAGATTTCGCAATCCTGCTTGGGATTAACATAGCTGAGTGTTTTCTACAATGTGTAAAATTTCATGGCAAAATGACATATATGCACTGTCTTAGGCTTGAAAAGCAAAATCAGACTTCCAAAAAGCTTCAAAAAACCTTTTTCCAACATTGATTTTGTCTTTTCTGTCCATAACACCATGGACGTCGTTTCTTCAGAAAGATTGACACACGGGTAAATCACGCGATTATGTATGTAAAGAAATCAGAATTATTTTTTGGCTAGTTTTCCTACTTTACTGCTTACTTTGGTGCGGCCTATACTTTCGCAATGGCGTTGCTTAGTGCtatatttttttaacacagtataatCACAAATGATCACATACACACAAACACTTTTATAAATGTACACATGCAAACTCTATCTTTGAACATCTTTCACCAAACGAACATTGCCAGAAAGTCAAAATGAATTCAACCGCAAGAAACCTAATCATCTAAACTAAGCTCAATTCATGTTCAGTACTATATTATAATATTCTTTAAACTGCTAAGATTGATTTGCTAGACAAGTACTTCCTCCGTGTCTTATATTAGTTGTCGCTCAAGTGGATGTATTTaccactaaaatacgtctagatacatcaacTTTAGCTTGTGAATAAAAGAAGATTGTCATATATAGAACTACTGCttgtgaataaaaattacatgcttcTTTCTTTAGGAAAAATGTACAAACAATCGCCCACACGCTGCCGCAGGGCTGCTTTTTAATTACAAATTCACAAAGAAGAACAAGAATCAAGTACTGTATCGAAGAAAAAGATATCAAACAATGGATGAATGCCCGGCCCTCTAGATCAGACATCAGAGCAGGGATCAGTAGCGGCTGCACTCGGCGGGGAACCCCTGCGGGAACCTGTACCCATCCTCGCAGTAGTTGTAGCTCATGTAACTGCGCTCCGCCCACTTCACGGTGCCCCACTCGGCGCCGTTGAGCTGCCTGTTCATCCACCCGTCGCTGCCGGCGTGGCACGCGCCGCCGCTGACGCAGGCGTTGGCGTAGTAGTTCCGGTACAAGACGTTGAAGGGCGCGTTGGACCAGTCGATGGGGACCTTGCCCTTCTCGGTCGCCCAGAAGCTGCCGTCCCAGAGCGTGGCGTGCAGCCTCATGGGTTTGGAGCTAGTGTAGGGGATGCCGGCGAAGCGCTTGAAGGACCGGATGAAGAGGTTGTCAACCTTGAAGAGGATGTTCTCCGGGTTCCAGATGATGGTGTAGGTGTGGAAGTCGGCGGCGGGGTCGAACCAGAGGTTGAACTGGTGCTCCTTCTTGCCGTCGCCGTTGACCCACACGTTGGTGTTGAGCACCACTGGATGGCCAGGGCCGCTGGAGTTGCCCATGAACTCCATGTCGATCTCGTCGTGCCCGTCGCCATCACCGGAAGAAAGCTGCAGGAAAAGCAATTATATATCCACATTCCACACACACAGCAGCAACGTTGAGTCAGCTATATAGGATGGAGCGAGGTTAGTTTTGGTCCTTGTCGAAATTAAGCTAGCTCATGAACTTACGTAGAAGCAAGAGACGGTGCCGGCGGAGTTTCCCGGGATGAGCTTCATCTGGATGCTGAACTCACCGTAGAGGTATTGCTCATCGGAGTTGAAGCCGGCGCCGGAGCGCTGGTCGAGGCTGAGCGTCACCACCTGCTCGCCCGAAGCGTCGTAACCGGTCCGGACAGTGCCGTCCGTGTTGAACTTATCGTCGAGCCAGGGCTTGGCCGAGGCGGCCTGCGAGAGCGCCAGGACGACGGCGAGCACGGCCAGGAAACGGCGTGCCATGGTGGCTGCCCTGGACTAGAGCTTCTTGGAAATGCTTGCAAAGTAGAAGGCGGTTGGTGTGTGTGGGGTGCGAAGAAGCACAGGAGATGGCGCGGCTTTATACTGCTGGTGCAGGGGCAGACCACACACGTCTTGTGCATGGGGCGCATTTTTTATCGGGTAGGCGCGAAGGTCGTTACAATCATTCGGGCACCACATGGATACAATCTGCCATAATCGCTCTGGTGTTCATACAACAGCAGTTTGCACATAGATTGGAACCGGGTAGATATGCTTAGATCAAAGCATTATATTGTCGTTAGATGCCAATCATACTCAAAATCATGTCGCTCAAGTGTGGTTGGTGCAATGATGAACTGTTTGTTGGGGACGTTTTAACGTTTCAATACTATAAAATCCTACAGAAATCAGTATGATcgtaagaaataaaataaaatcatggttGCAATGGAGAGTGTACATTCTGTAGCAGAGGACTAGGCAGAGTATAACATGTTACATGGCCGGTCTGGAGATTTCGAGGGTCCTAGGAGGAAACTAGAATCCGGGAAAACATAATGTAAACATAAAAATTAATAATCAATATCTGTATATACAGTGTACTAGCAGAAGTTTCAAAAGTACAAGAGTGCAAGATCAACTCAATACAAAAGATTCATACGACCAGCAGTTCGATGAGGTGTCCTATTTAACTAAGGAGCACTTTGGACTATTGTGGGACCCAGAAATTAGGTGCCATCACTGGTTAAATCCATCAGCAAAGCAAAGATTAAGTGGTGGAATCCACTCGAGTGACATGTAGGCAGTAGGCACCGCCACTGATGATTGCTCCCTAATCTTGGCCATTGATTGCCACATATATATTGCATGTTCGTCGGTTAACCACTTCGCGTCGCTCAATGATGTATTTGCGGGTTAGAAATGGAGTATAGTTTGTGTTAGAAGGAAGAGAAAGATTTGGTGAAATAGTTCGTTTTATTACTTGAGCCCCGttggtatatatataggagtacaaagaTCAACTtagagtacaagacaaggcaggaccaaatcctagtatatcctatacttcctaataatcaatatactcaacatccccctacagtcacaacggtagcgacgcagacggtgagactggagaagaatccgaagtcaAACCGACGGACACcctccacagtcgtaacggtcgatgcatcgcggactcatggctggagtgaaaaccgacgaggttgctcaagcagacagtagccctttgtgccgtttgtcgaagtAGCCGAGAGCGTAGGTGGTGTAGCCATGGTCGAGGTTGCCGTGTGAAGaacgccgtggtcgatgtcgagtcggggtagccggtgtcgagaaagtcgccgtggagccgcgggcgcaaagaGGCGCCGAATTAGTCATggacgcagtggtgtcgaagtagtggtgcgccgggaaaaagatgttgttgacgacgcttcgcagcgggtttgccaagcccgaagACACATTGTAGACGAAGACACGCATTGATATTGAGAGAGATTTGGTGAAATAGTTCGTTATATTGCTTGAGCCCCGTGGACATATATATAGGAATACAAAGACCAACTTGAAATACAAGACAAGGCAGAACCAAATCCTAATATATCATATACTTCataataatcaatatactcaacagtTTGCATGCCACTTGTGCAATGAATATTGACCTATCGTTAGATGCTAATCATACTCAAAATCATGTCGCTCAAGTGCTTTGGTGCAATGGAGTAAAGTTTGCATTTGTTTTTGCAAAAGGAGGTTAAAATCTCCTGTCTCTGCATCAATTGATGTATGTagccatctttattaattattcaagaAAAGTCTGGCAAAAACATATATCAAGCCATCCGAAGCCATCACTCACGTCTACAAATTCAATAATGTTGAGTGCTCCCACTCTTCATATCTAAAATCGGTATCATCGCCGACCATCCACATAATGTATTGGAAACTAGAGCTGGTGCAACAAACCTAAAGCGTACATCACATGCGTACATTTTAGAAGCCGTCATCATCATCGAACCGCTGACCCATCTTCAAGAAAGAGATCTGCACTATCCTTGCCAGTCCGTacatccgtcgacgccaccacgacgtccAACGttataagggcatatttatcccttagttgttTTGGTGATTCATGACAATGCTTttatggactaatcgtgtgcattgagtatttcagacatttcatcactaggcacaagaggatttggtgcccctcgaagactattgaagacggcgtttctctatatttcttttcggtggatttgagtcgtaggaaagccgtactattaagaggggatccgctttggaaatgtttgggtggaatcatcacgtacacgtctactcctttgcaccgcctttcctttgacactttggagcatcctccgtctttTCTTGTCTATGCAAAAATATCGTGTTTGCTGAtcgggggcatgcggtagtactgctcctaggagcggtagtaccgcagtcccttgcggtagtaccggcctctggcgcggtagtaccgcaagtgcccACGATAGTACCgcttccttggagcggtagtactgcagcCTCAGGCCAGGCGCTGCTGCtattgcggtagtaggggcggatgtaattttttacatccgcgccctacgcggtagtatcgTGCGCTCTGGCCAGGCTCAGGAGTTTGCGCggcagtaggagcggatgtaatttttttacatccgcaccccgcGTGGTAATACCGCTCCTGGCTTGCAGtactaccgtgtcggatttttgcatagatTCTAACTCAGCGGAAGTTACCACAGATATATTTTTATATGTCCGTGCCTTCCCAAAATTTGGACCATCCCTGCCTTAtgatagtaccgcaagggggagcggtagtaccacaccagcggttctaccgcccttTGCTTCATTGCATTTGGGCTGTTCTGGTTTCTGCTGCTCGGACGATAGTACCGCggggccctgcggtagtaccgcgtccccggcgcggtagtaccgtgctacgcaggctgagttggtggataacggttgaatttgttcttccactatataaggggtgtcttcttctccgagttgactatctcttccaaccccaagctccattattgctccaagctttatttttgcccgatctctctccctacccaatcaaacttgttgattctctatgaATTGGTTGAGgaggcctagatctacacttccaccaagagaaatttaattcccccactcatcccttgcggatcttgttactcttgggtgttcgagcaccctagacggttgaggtcatcacggagccatattccattatggtgaaACTTTATGGTATCGTTggaagcctccaattaagttgtggagataaccccaaccttgtttgtaaaggttcggtcgccgcctccaagggcaccaatagtggaatcacgacatctcatattgtgtgagggcgtgaggagaatacgtgtAACACCCCGAGTGTCATGCTACAGTGACCTCaccctaatggtgccatgtcatcatgtttaactaagccaaattgccacttgataaaaatcaaagccattttcaaatttaaaataaggcCAAATAAAATATTTCTTCAAACTGAAAAACTAAAATGTTTGAGATATTGCAAGTATTCGCTAAGTAATTTTCATGTAGAAACCAACATCTTTTGAATTTTTAAAATGCCCTTAACCTATTAAAAATAGGGCTTGCAGCATTAAATATACGCACATGAATTTAAAACTAAATTTGAACATCTCGTTTTGGCCCCAAATTATTTTGTGCCAGCCTAGAATGTAGCCAAGTATTTTTGTGGTAAATATCACATCTAACAAAAAATCAAATGGTGTCCAAATTAATTGCAAAGCAATAGCTTTTTCAATTACAGATAGATTAAAGAGAAAAGCACACACTATGCACCTAAAGCCTAGTGCTACAGTGTGAAGCCCAACACTTAACTGTaccaggcccagcccacctggctggccTTTTCTTCCACTTCCCAACAAGGCAGGAGGCAGAGGTGCCATGGCCACCCACGGACGAGATGCCTCACGTGGCGTGCATCCTGCGGTCTGGTGCTAGGTTAATATCACCCCGAACCCCAGGgacaaccctagccctctctgttcttcctcacTGCGCCACTTTCTTCCCCGCAAGGCACTGCCGAGCCATCGTCACTGCATCCTCGTCGATCCCGCGGTTACTGCCCTCCCTGCGCCATGAGAAGATCACCAGGAGCCTCCCCATCCTCATCTCCATCGTCTACGACCATTGAATCAAGTCGGGCCGCGCCGTACACTCGGCGTGGAGCACAACTTCGTTGCGTACGTCGCTGGCATCCGGCATTGTTTGCCGCGGCTCCGGTCCAACCCCGACCTCCCGAGCTCGTCGTCGAGCATCTCACTGAGCCACTCTTCCGAAACCCCCACTCCCTGTTATTGATTAGTCACCGAAACCGCCGTCACCGAGCTCGTATGAGACCCCGCGTACGCGTACGTGCGTGCGTGCTGTGCTGCACCTGTGCCGTGGCTTAGCCGCTGCTTTGCTGCTACTTTTCTCGTAGctattgctgctgccgctgctcttgCTTTTGCCACTGCctactaccgcttctactgccgcCGCTCGCGCCGCCCGCCTGCGCTGTTGCCACCGGCAGCCGCCGGCACCCTGCCCGCGCCAAGCCCCGTGTCCGGCCACGCCCCCCGTGTGTCCCCGCGTGCGTCGCCCACGCCCGTCTGTGCCTCCACGCTCGCTCGTGCTGCCCCGGGTCGCTATTGTTGCTGTTGCACTACTTATGCTTGCCGCTGCTGCTCCTGCTAGTTGACCGTTGTTCTGCTCTGTCTACTGCTGCTGCTTTTACTATAGCTAAGGCTAGATTTTCTAAAATTACATTGATTAGCCCCCTGTACAGTCTCAGAACAGCAACTAAACAAAGCTTAACATAGCTGAAATAAATATGTGCGGGTAGTGCACTTGACAGGGTTCAATTCTTCCCATTGGACCAAATCCAAAAGTTACCCGGATTAATTCCTATGAAAATGACAAATATCCATGTTCTGTTAACCAGAAGAACTGAAAAACAGATTCTGGAATTGACATCCAATAGCACTTTTCAAACAAATATTTGAGCAAGCAAATGGACACTAATGTAGATGGACCTGAGGCTGTCATGTAGATCACAACAGAGTGCCCAGATTTGATATAAGGCACTAATTCAAAGGATGTACAGAATGCTAGCTATAGCCTCTGCAAAACAACTAAGTGATGTTTAAAACTGAGGATTTAGCCAATTTTCAgggattccagaaaatgtttaaaaactTCGGAAAATGGTAGAAATTCATCCGTAGCTCGGacagaaaaactttgtacatgaaagttgctcagaacgatgagacgaatccgaatatgcaatCCGTTCGTCCgcccgcatccctagcatagcaaacacgcaactttccccctccggttcatctattcGAAAACGCAAtcatcggggatactttcccggatgtttcccccttttgccggtatcatctaGTAccacgttaggtcacctctagcaccgcgtattgtcttgctatgctttgtgatgctttgattgctctgttatttattgtgttcctcctccgttacttctttccggcaaACCCTAAGACCGCTGCCGGTATCCCTGTGATCGATTACATCGATGGCGAAcccttcttgccaaagcaaccaggcaagccctcccttgatcaacccgatatcgcctattcttctcttctactgcttgcattagagtagtgtagcatgttactgcttcccgttaatcctattctgatgcatagcctgtccttgctactattgttgttacctttccctgcaatcctaaatgcttagtataggatgctagaattccatcagtggccctacattcttgtccatctgccatgctatactatcgggccgtgatcacttgggagatgatcacgggcatatacttatatacataatatgtgatacatgtggtgaccaaagtcgggtcggctcgtagagtacccgcaagtgattccgatgtggggggctGAAGGGATAGGTGGTTCCGTCCAGGTAGtgctgggcctgggttcctgacggccccgaactgttactttgtggcggagcgacagggcaggttgagaccacctaggagagaggtgggcctggccctggtcggcgtccgcggttattttaaaataacacgcttaacgagatcttggtatttgatctgagtctggccactggcctgtacgcactaaccaactatgcgggaacagctatgggcactcgacgtcgtggtatcagccgaagcctttgtgatgtcagcgactgagcagcgcgcgccagattggactgtaagtctgctcttgtattaagggggctaggtctgcttccggccgcccatgcaacgtgcaggtgtgcaatgggcgatgggcccagacccctgcgccataggatttagagtggcgtgctgacctctctgttgtgcctaggtagggctgtgacgtgttgatcttccgaggctgggcatgatctaggaaagtgtgtctggccaaaggggatcgagcgtgttcggaaatgtggtgcacccctgcagggaagtttatctattcgaatagccgtgtccctcggtaaaatgatgactcggagttgtaccttgaccttatgacaactagaactggatacttaataaaacacaccctttcaagtgccagatacaacccggtgatcgctctctaacagggcgacaaggagaggattgccgggtaggattatgctatgcgatgatacttggttaacttactgtctactctcttctacatgctgcaagatggaggttgccagaagcgtagtcttcgataggactagctatccccctcttattctggctttctcagttcagtccacatatactgcccatttcattgataccaatgcatatgtagtgtagatccttgcttacgagtactttggatgagtactcacggttgctttcctacttctttttctccttttcctggttactgcaatcatatgatggagtccaggagccagaggatcccaagGATGGTTGtacgtggagttcgacttcgaggagttGTTAGGAGGTCCCAAGTAGGagaccttgccttttcgatcgttgctacttttgtgctagccttcttaaggcaaacttgtttaacttatgtctgtacttagatattgttgcttccgttgactcgtttgtactcaagcttatgtattcgagccctcgaggcccctgacttgtaatataaagcttgtattatttcaatttgtgtctagagttgtgttgtgatatcttcccgtgagtccctgatcttggtcgtacacatttgcgtgtatgattagtgtacggtcaaatcggggcgtcacaagttggtatcagagccaactgcctgtaggaatccccttccacactccttggccgaagttgagtctagtcgatgaaaactgttttactaacatggtggTGCGGCCCATGGgtccacatcgccattgggtggtattaggatcttttattccttgtctatactctgggactctgatctctcttctctttgggttaaatgaatttgctaaaactctaacattaggttctcgtaagaACTTTCTCCTGTAGAGCcacttattacagatgatcgcctgctgcactagaagatttcgaagttactctccgatgttctctcgagaccttgtgcccgtcgCTCTTGcaatatggataaatacatacacctgtCATTCCTACCTTTATTCCCgactgctcttgttattacaagatacaccaaaattctctctattgttccgagaatactttgtggctagtgccttgcagttcttgcctcatgaataccccctacggataattcctcgcacttaccgagtatccgttcTTCCCTcgttgttcatatgattcacaagaTGCATTGAAATACTATCTGATCTTCCGGTATCCTCTGCCCGCTATTGCTCGGCAAATACTTGTCTTTTTGCATTATGGATGCGTTCCATATGACTAGCAGTATTCACAGTATCCTTTGTCattgtcattttgagtccgttgattcaaaatgttgcgaatgctcgcaatcctcaatcagatcctagaattcattctTTCGGCTCAGAAGTCATTTtaaaattagatggatctcgattcttgaccaatcaaattgttgtcgattgtacccctaagtatattcaacttatccattcttaatcagaCCGTTGGCTTCTGATACCTTGATTTGGAaatgataattcctttgcatttgagctttgaattagtcagttggttCGATAATCCGATGCCCTTTCGTTCCTTCTTCCTCTGATAGAGTACTGATACTCGCATCAGCTCCATTGTAGACCACAAGACCCCTTTTTTGATtaatatccgacagtgtccttcatattcaataaccttgtgagcctttccatgggtatataatgcctttggtaatttgtaTCCTCTACTTTAATAACCatactctactttcgagcttgtattatttactctgAAGTTCGTGGTATatattcctaagatgccccgatgggttcaaCCTATACCTTCCCTAAAACtgtatgaacccgaaagttttcacaagttATACCCTTCTGGTGTTTTACCAGATAATTTTCTACCCTACAACTTCTTTGaagacgagaagtgaatgaaaggttatgcattaaagaagtgggagtcgaccttgaactttgtgttcatgcccatggacccgatgtggaacatatcatggaagcttcttgcaaaatatttaatcatttgggtaattctttcggtgtcattaaattggatcccttgcagctatggttctgaccatattgttcttctttgatcccatttctttaccaagtttaagcatttgtcttctgcggatcaataccctagtccaacctttactttgatctaccgtcgagtattacactctagtatctcgagaatatcatggagCTGCATAACTTCCTATGGTTTCTTCATGAACTGTTATTTCTAACTGATTCCaattttttcatgggctctgagtcattaaacactcaaggacaccgataactgaattgaGTCCGCACCATGactaaacaactcttagtaatatTCTTTGtttacgagtttgtactcgatccgtcattcctagcctgctcgGCTGCATCATTATCatgctgattttaactgtgctacttggtccttATTCCCAAAGAACAACTTTCGACATTGAGCTAAGCTTATGACAATCTTCCTTGTCTTATCTTTTCACCTCGAACATCAAGCTTAATTCCGAATTGGTGCCGTGTCCATGGTTCCAATAATCCTTCGCTGCATCAGTCCTTCTTCTTGCTGTAGTCGCTGtttgattgcttcttcgtggagcctctcgacaaaatttgttgtgatcaacatcaacattttaactccttccaggatatcaattgaattcatgatgagaaataccatccttgccctcaatgatttgtgttatcatcgaccactgtaTTGCCttacgttcaacacaaacttgtccgtgttttgtgttataccttgacatccttgctatccagcatttgttcttctttaccttggagtattaccatcttttatctaaagaatgtcgtgagaatttcaccacctcttaagaattctttatACAGGTGATACTTTTTGCCATATCCGTtcatttcttggtcctcgtgttgtttctaaccagaaAATCAACAATTGAACTATGTTAtgcgacttcaaaacttctagcaatcctattgctttgaagttaatggtcgatatttcattcttagaccattggttatcgaatcaccattctaacatggaTCATGCTAcctaacccatatttcgggtgcatcgTTCAacaaatgtttaattgtgtatgttttcctcgagcatactgatacgtcttcgtcgtatctacttttccaaacacttttgcccttgttttggactctaacttgcatgatttgaatggaactaacccggactgacgctgttttcagcagaattaccatggtgttatttatgtgcagaaacaaaagttctcggaatgacctgaaacttcacggaacaacttttcggaaaatataaaaaatccttgcaaaagatgaaggccagggggcccaccacctgtccacgagggtggggggcgcgccccctacctcgtgggccccctggagctcctccgactccaactccaactctatatatttggtttcaaggagaaaaaatcagagagaagaattcatcgcgttttacgatacggagccgctgccaagccctaaaacctctcgggagggctgatctggagtccgttcggggctccggagaggggaatccgtcaccatcgtcatcatcaaccatcctccatcaccaatttcatgatgctcaccgccgtgcacgagtaattccatcataggcttgctggacggtgaagtgttggatgggatctatc
The Triticum dicoccoides isolate Atlit2015 ecotype Zavitan chromosome 3A, WEW_v2.0, whole genome shotgun sequence genome window above contains:
- the LOC119267097 gene encoding xyloglucan endotransglycosylase/hydrolase protein 8-like — protein: MARRFLAVLAVVLALSQAASAKPWLDDKFNTDGTVRTGYDASGEQVVTLSLDQRSGAGFNSDEQYLYGEFSIQMKLIPGNSAGTVSCFYLSSGDGDGHDEIDMEFMGNSSGPGHPVVLNTNVWVNGDGKKEHQFNLWFDPAADFHTYTIIWNPENILFKVDNLFIRSFKRFAGIPYTSSKPMRLHATLWDGSFWATEKGKVPIDWSNAPFNVLYRNYYANACVSGGACHAGSDGWMNRQLNGAEWGTVKWAERSYMSYNYCEDGYRFPQGFPAECSRY